One genomic segment of Streptomyces sp. TLI_146 includes these proteins:
- a CDS encoding AMP-binding protein, with translation MSNLATGLRDAAGQYPQRPAISLRGSVLTYADLDELSARAAGGMLARGVRAGDRVGLALLDVPAFAVLHFGALRIGAVVVTGDARSGHRNLRRHFGSVGPQLIFVASGAMPPQDHNAASMWVPAGPGILAEIALWPRHDDLTQRDDDPAVAYVRPGLADICTAAELTHGTMRGDAYVAAVALLGSTPEDTVVATLPVIHPAGQSCGLNATVLAGACLTLHPDAEAPRALSAREPLSEAALVAGKTHQLHSDVPPNVTRLTPRTPSAASRC, from the coding sequence ATGAGCAACCTCGCCACCGGTTTGAGGGATGCCGCCGGCCAGTACCCGCAACGCCCGGCCATCAGCCTGCGCGGGAGCGTCCTGACCTACGCCGATCTCGATGAACTCAGCGCCCGGGCGGCCGGCGGAATGCTCGCGCGGGGCGTCCGTGCCGGCGATCGGGTCGGACTCGCGTTGCTTGATGTCCCGGCATTCGCGGTCCTCCACTTCGGCGCCCTGCGTATCGGCGCAGTGGTCGTCACGGGTGACGCGCGCAGCGGGCACCGCAACCTACGGCGCCACTTCGGCTCGGTCGGGCCGCAGCTGATCTTCGTCGCGTCCGGCGCGATGCCGCCGCAGGACCACAACGCTGCCAGCATGTGGGTGCCCGCCGGCCCGGGCATCCTGGCCGAGATCGCGTTGTGGCCGCGACACGACGACCTCACCCAGCGGGACGACGACCCGGCTGTCGCCTACGTCCGTCCCGGGCTGGCGGACATTTGCACGGCGGCCGAGCTGACGCACGGCACCATGCGAGGGGACGCGTACGTGGCGGCCGTGGCGCTTCTGGGTTCGACGCCGGAGGACACCGTCGTGGCCACACTGCCGGTGATCCATCCAGCTGGCCAGAGCTGCGGACTCAACGCAACTGTCCTCGCTGGCGCATGCCTGACGCTGCACCCGGACGCAGAAGCACCCCGCGCACTGTCGGCCCGCGAACCCCTCTCCGAGGCCGCCCTCGTCGCCGGCAAGACCCACCAACTGCACAGCGATGTCCCGCCGAACGTCACAAGGCTGACGCCGCGTACGCCTTCGGCGGCATCCCGGTGCTGA
- a CDS encoding HAD family hydrolase has protein sequence MLFDLDGTLADTEAISTGALRGAWARAQQAGEAPLEELPAMAGQPLETILARLGLPARLAELYRQEAATLTSRARLFDAALTWLTILRARQVPVGVITGKQRARATGLLQQLCIADLIGAVVDGSGHERPQPAAYAGPLLHGTDDRGRFGSGARRGRRAGTGHVCGARVYRP, from the coding sequence GTGCTGTTCGACCTGGACGGCACGCTGGCCGACACCGAGGCGATCAGCACGGGCGCGCTGCGCGGGGCCTGGGCCCGCGCGCAACAGGCAGGAGAGGCACCGCTGGAGGAGTTGCCGGCCATGGCCGGCCAGCCGCTGGAGACCATCCTCGCCCGCCTGGGATTGCCCGCGCGCCTCGCGGAGCTCTACCGGCAGGAGGCCGCCACGCTGACCAGCCGGGCACGGTTGTTCGATGCGGCCCTGACATGGCTGACCATACTGCGCGCACGCCAGGTACCCGTTGGAGTGATCACCGGCAAGCAGCGCGCCCGCGCCACCGGGCTGCTCCAGCAGCTGTGTATCGCTGATCTGATCGGCGCGGTGGTCGACGGGAGTGGCCATGAACGTCCTCAACCGGCGGCGTACGCCGGCCCTCTTCTGCACGGCACCGATGATCGCGGCCGGTTTGGCAGCGGCGCCCGGCGCGGCCGCCGCGCAGGCACCGGTCACGTCTGCGGAGCGCGGGTGTACCGTCCGTGA
- a CDS encoding BTAD domain-containing putative transcriptional regulator, producing MNRLVEFGLLGSVEARVDGRPLDLGHARQRCVLAALLVDVDRVVPADRLVERVWADPASPRRARDTLYGYVSRLRRALADVEGVDISRSSGGYVLGVGRAVVDLREFRDLVGRARTAERDDRAADLFDRALGLWRGDALAGLDTLWSNELRDTLDHERFGAELDRTDARLRCGRHAELSGELARRARTHPLDERLAGQLMLALYRCGRPADALHHYRQLRERLCEELGCDPGPRLRELHQWILTTDPALDLPVGAGPAAVAEPAVLLRAAPARRLVGRTAELALAEGAIEDTLTGGPAVLELVGEPGIGKTRLLEEVGERARRRGLTVLTGRCPEFDQAPYGVLVDALDEHLGAPLELPDLSLDLLGTVFPALAERRPGAKPVEAERYWFHRSLQALLNALGGSGGLVLRLDDLHWSDPATVEFIDHVVRHPPRTPLLLVLAHRARQSPPRLVAALARAQRAGHCTRVEVGPLTPAESAELCGAAARSWEFGRLYAASEGNPFYLEALARSARSRPPSAPGAPGCVDELPHSVRAALEEELEALSPAARATAGAGAVLGDAFDAELAAAVARIDLPRTLSALDQLVERDLVRQVDFTRRFRFRHPLVRAAVYQGLGAGWRIQAHARAADGLAARGASPADRASHVQRSARLGDTDAAGLLVRAARQIMAAAPVTSASWTGEALRLLGATGADRPELLLQQAEALSLAGRLRDSRVVLREVATLLPTDAWDARARLTASLARTQWLLGRYGEALSLLREELARRAGRADSPAPALHLAAAAAALRSFDLPAAVDWAERARDASDRSGNLPCLAEAHGLLALAHIQAGDDARSAHHLDRALGALACMADEPSADWLNALVTVGWTQMFQGRYDAALQRIDRGLDICQRTGRSTLLADLLEARAYVHLWLGRLDEAAAGADDALEAAALVGSDEPCSLAESVRAAVLLWRGDAPGAQKLCRDSLSRTSTDPESRRATVTALLGQALLLTGDPEGCVRTVLDGGGGPELVGYEAPLRPLWFGVLTSAELARGDIAAAGRWVRCAAAAVTPGGPPASAGFALLARAEVELLRREAAAASTALRAAEVFAAARMPLYEARARLIAGSALAASRSGPQALAELGRARTLAATAGAVALAEMADDEHGRVRGWM from the coding sequence TTGAACCGGCTGGTGGAGTTCGGTCTGCTCGGCAGCGTCGAGGCACGCGTCGACGGACGGCCCTTGGACCTCGGCCACGCACGGCAGCGGTGCGTGCTGGCGGCACTCCTGGTGGACGTCGACCGCGTCGTGCCGGCCGACCGGCTCGTCGAGAGGGTGTGGGCGGACCCCGCCTCCCCCCGGCGCGCCCGCGACACGCTGTACGGCTACGTCTCCCGGTTGCGGCGCGCGCTCGCGGACGTGGAAGGCGTGGACATCTCCCGTAGCTCCGGTGGTTATGTCCTCGGTGTCGGACGGGCGGTGGTGGATCTGCGCGAGTTCCGCGATCTCGTGGGCAGGGCCCGGACTGCCGAACGCGACGACCGGGCGGCCGACCTGTTCGACCGGGCCCTTGGCCTGTGGCGCGGGGACGCCCTGGCTGGCCTCGACACGCTCTGGAGCAACGAACTGCGCGACACCTTGGACCACGAGCGTTTCGGGGCCGAGCTGGACCGCACCGACGCCCGGCTCCGGTGCGGCCGCCACGCCGAGCTGTCGGGCGAACTGGCCCGCCGCGCACGGACACACCCGCTGGACGAGAGACTGGCCGGGCAGCTCATGCTCGCCCTGTACCGGTGCGGTCGGCCGGCAGATGCCCTGCACCACTACCGGCAGCTCAGGGAGCGGCTGTGCGAGGAACTCGGCTGCGACCCGGGCCCCCGGCTGCGGGAGCTGCACCAGTGGATCCTCACCACCGACCCCGCGCTCGACCTTCCGGTCGGCGCCGGACCCGCCGCTGTCGCCGAGCCCGCTGTCCTGCTCCGCGCCGCCCCGGCCCGCCGGCTCGTCGGGCGCACGGCCGAACTCGCGCTCGCTGAGGGGGCGATCGAGGACACCCTGACCGGCGGGCCGGCCGTGCTGGAGCTCGTGGGTGAGCCGGGCATCGGGAAGACCCGGCTGCTGGAGGAGGTGGGCGAGCGGGCCCGCCGACGCGGTCTGACGGTTTTGACCGGCCGTTGCCCGGAGTTCGACCAGGCTCCGTACGGCGTGCTGGTGGACGCGCTGGACGAACACCTGGGCGCGCCCCTCGAACTGCCGGACCTCTCGCTCGACCTGCTCGGCACGGTCTTCCCCGCCCTGGCCGAGCGGCGCCCAGGAGCGAAGCCGGTGGAAGCGGAACGGTACTGGTTCCACCGTTCCTTACAGGCGCTGCTGAACGCGCTCGGCGGCTCCGGCGGGCTCGTCCTCCGCCTGGACGACCTCCACTGGTCGGACCCGGCGACCGTCGAGTTCATCGACCACGTGGTGAGGCACCCGCCCCGCACGCCGCTGCTGCTCGTGCTCGCCCACCGGGCCCGCCAGTCCCCGCCCCGGCTGGTGGCAGCGCTGGCCCGCGCCCAGAGGGCGGGCCACTGCACCCGGGTCGAGGTGGGACCGCTCACACCGGCCGAGAGTGCCGAGCTGTGCGGCGCGGCGGCGCGGAGCTGGGAGTTCGGCCGACTGTACGCGGCCTCGGAGGGCAACCCGTTCTACCTGGAGGCGCTGGCTCGCAGCGCCCGGAGCCGTCCGCCCTCCGCCCCGGGCGCGCCGGGGTGCGTGGACGAGCTGCCGCACTCGGTGCGGGCCGCGCTGGAGGAGGAGCTGGAGGCCTTGTCGCCCGCCGCGCGGGCCACGGCCGGTGCCGGTGCCGTGCTCGGGGACGCCTTCGACGCGGAGCTGGCGGCGGCCGTGGCGCGGATCGACCTGCCCCGCACCCTGTCAGCTCTGGACCAGCTCGTGGAGCGGGACCTCGTGCGGCAGGTGGACTTCACCCGGCGGTTCCGGTTCCGCCATCCGCTGGTGCGTGCGGCGGTGTACCAGGGGCTGGGGGCGGGATGGCGGATCCAGGCCCATGCCCGAGCCGCCGACGGGCTTGCAGCACGCGGCGCTTCGCCGGCCGACAGGGCCTCGCACGTCCAGCGTTCGGCCCGCCTGGGTGACACGGACGCGGCCGGGCTGCTGGTGCGGGCCGCCCGTCAGATCATGGCCGCCGCCCCAGTCACCTCGGCCTCCTGGACGGGCGAGGCGCTACGACTACTCGGTGCGACCGGCGCCGATCGGCCGGAGCTCCTGCTCCAGCAGGCCGAAGCGCTGAGCCTGGCCGGGCGGCTGAGGGACAGCCGAGTCGTCCTGCGAGAAGTCGCCACGCTGCTGCCCACCGACGCCTGGGACGCGCGGGCCCGTCTGACCGCCTCGCTCGCCAGGACGCAGTGGCTGCTCGGCCGGTACGGGGAAGCGCTGTCGCTCCTGCGGGAGGAACTGGCGCGCAGAGCGGGTCGAGCGGACTCCCCGGCCCCGGCCCTGCACCTGGCGGCCGCGGCTGCGGCACTGCGTTCCTTCGACCTGCCCGCGGCCGTCGACTGGGCCGAACGCGCACGGGACGCCTCTGACCGCAGCGGGAACCTGCCGTGCCTCGCCGAAGCGCACGGCCTGCTGGCCCTGGCCCACATACAGGCGGGAGACGACGCCCGCTCGGCCCACCACCTGGACCGGGCTCTGGGCGCACTCGCCTGCATGGCCGACGAGCCATCGGCCGACTGGCTCAACGCCCTGGTCACGGTGGGATGGACGCAGATGTTCCAGGGCCGCTACGACGCCGCGCTGCAACGGATCGACCGGGGCCTGGACATCTGCCAGCGCACCGGTCGCAGCACGCTCCTGGCCGACCTGCTGGAGGCCAGGGCCTACGTACACCTGTGGCTGGGTCGCCTGGACGAGGCCGCGGCCGGCGCCGACGACGCCCTGGAGGCGGCGGCGCTGGTTGGCAGCGACGAACCCTGCTCGCTGGCCGAATCTGTACGCGCCGCGGTCCTCCTGTGGCGGGGGGACGCCCCGGGAGCACAGAAGCTCTGCCGGGATTCCCTGTCCCGGACCAGCACCGACCCGGAGTCCCGCAGAGCGACGGTGACCGCGCTGCTCGGCCAGGCACTGCTGCTCACCGGCGACCCCGAGGGATGCGTACGCACCGTCCTCGACGGGGGCGGCGGGCCGGAACTCGTCGGCTACGAGGCGCCGTTGCGCCCCTTGTGGTTCGGCGTGCTGACCAGTGCGGAACTGGCCCGGGGCGATATCGCGGCCGCCGGGCGGTGGGTGCGTTGCGCGGCGGCCGCCGTGACACCGGGCGGGCCGCCGGCCTCCGCGGGCTTCGCCCTGCTCGCCCGTGCCGAGGTGGAGCTCCTCCGGCGGGAGGCCGCCGCGGCGTCGACCGCGCTACGGGCGGCGGAGGTGTTCGCGGCGGCCCGCATGCCCTTATACGAGGCGAGGGCACGCCTGATCGCGGGAAGCGCGCTGGCCGCCTCCCGCTCCGGCCCCCAAGCCCTCGCCGAGCTGGGACGGGCGAGGACCCTGGCAGCCACGGCCGGTGCCGTCGCCCTGGCGGAGATGGCCGACGACGAGCACGGGCGCGTCCGTGGGTGGATGTAA
- a CDS encoding SMI1/KNR4 family protein, protein MIALDALVRLCRPPVNPPLAVDWAHTELALGTALPADYKQLVETYGDGVFDETIWLLVPDSAYDDCDLHAQTAERDEILTDLWEFEDKPAGLQEAGAKVLPWAFEEGTGAFLYWLARPGQHPDEWTVLYNEGRGPLWEHHDMGCLAFLLAVLTGTVKTEYFGHLYEVLKPAEHRFATADQTLGTTGQ, encoded by the coding sequence ATGATCGCCCTCGATGCGCTTGTCCGTCTCTGCCGGCCGCCGGTCAATCCGCCACTCGCAGTGGACTGGGCTCATACAGAGCTGGCCCTCGGTACGGCGCTGCCCGCCGACTACAAACAGCTCGTCGAGACATACGGCGACGGCGTCTTCGACGAGACGATCTGGCTGCTTGTACCGGACTCCGCCTACGACGACTGCGACCTGCACGCGCAGACGGCAGAACGGGACGAGATCCTGACCGACTTGTGGGAGTTCGAGGACAAGCCGGCCGGCCTACAGGAGGCGGGAGCGAAAGTCCTGCCGTGGGCATTCGAGGAGGGCACAGGGGCGTTCCTGTACTGGCTCGCGCGGCCCGGTCAGCACCCCGACGAGTGGACCGTGCTCTACAACGAGGGGCGCGGCCCCCTGTGGGAGCACCACGACATGGGGTGCCTGGCCTTCCTGCTGGCGGTGCTCACCGGAACGGTGAAAACGGAGTACTTCGGCCACCTGTACGAAGTGCTGAAGCCGGCGGAGCACCGCTTCGCGACGGCCGACCAGACCCTTGGAACGACCGGGCAATGA
- a CDS encoding aminoglycoside phosphotransferase, which yields MPVPRLAWRQLPGEVQAAVEARLSGPYTVTDMQGGANSGVAALLRPAGGGAGVFVKGQPAAYTEGHDHVDDLETEWRINPYLPGSAPRLRWQVKADGWRLLAFDAVNGAHADFAPGARDLDLIVDALRQAATVLARDIGLLSAWDRWGYYCEPQDEPLLSGHHLLHTDLAATNILIGSDRAHLIDWSWAAVGPAWVDAARWAIRLISDGGHSPEQAHGQAERVPTFATASSKALRLLAHAEASRWEDLRDEGVPGIESVTKGARAWA from the coding sequence ATGCCCGTTCCGCGCCTGGCCTGGCGCCAGCTGCCTGGCGAGGTCCAGGCCGCCGTGGAGGCCCGCCTAAGCGGTCCCTACACGGTCACCGACATGCAAGGCGGCGCGAACTCGGGTGTAGCCGCGCTGCTGCGTCCCGCCGGGGGCGGTGCGGGCGTCTTCGTCAAGGGCCAGCCCGCCGCCTATACCGAAGGCCACGATCATGTTGACGATCTTGAGACCGAGTGGCGGATCAACCCCTACCTCCCCGGGTCGGCCCCCCGGCTGCGGTGGCAGGTGAAGGCAGACGGCTGGCGGCTGTTGGCCTTCGACGCCGTCAACGGAGCGCATGCTGACTTTGCCCCCGGCGCCCGCGACCTGGATCTCATCGTGGACGCCTTGCGGCAGGCCGCTACCGTACTGGCCCGGGACATCGGGTTGCTGAGCGCGTGGGACCGCTGGGGCTACTACTGCGAGCCTCAAGACGAGCCACTCCTGTCAGGCCACCACCTCCTGCACACCGACCTCGCCGCCACCAACATCCTCATCGGCTCCGACCGCGCCCACCTGATCGACTGGTCCTGGGCTGCGGTCGGACCTGCGTGGGTGGATGCCGCACGGTGGGCGATCCGCCTGATCTCCGACGGCGGCCACAGCCCCGAACAAGCCCACGGCCAAGCCGAACGGGTCCCCACCTTCGCCACCGCGTCCTCCAAGGCCCTACGCCTCCTGGCCCACGCCGAAGCATCCCGCTGGGAAGACCTTCGCGACGAGGGGGTGCCCGGCATCGAGTCAGTCACCAAGGGAGCCCGCGCCTGGGCATAG
- a CDS encoding papain-like cysteine protease family protein, with the protein MGRFRYGATASAIALAALGALAAAGGTAHAEAGQDTITMYKQEKTQWCWVASGLTIAKFQGFGSTQTDFCNRAQPYYGCNNQPATLDDMAKGWSSLGMTHTGTGLSSAATFNQVYTDVKAARPIGARIGWTSGGGHMNVVYGFDTSNNTIAVADPWPDTTTYTWWNYNDYVSNSSSKWTHSRIGISR; encoded by the coding sequence ATGGGCAGGTTCAGGTACGGCGCCACGGCGTCGGCGATCGCACTGGCCGCGTTGGGAGCGCTCGCTGCCGCGGGAGGCACAGCTCACGCGGAAGCGGGCCAGGACACCATCACCATGTACAAGCAGGAGAAGACCCAGTGGTGCTGGGTCGCCTCCGGGCTGACCATCGCCAAGTTCCAGGGCTTCGGCTCCACGCAGACGGACTTCTGCAACCGGGCCCAGCCCTACTACGGCTGCAACAACCAGCCCGCCACGCTCGACGACATGGCCAAGGGGTGGAGCAGCCTCGGCATGACTCACACCGGCACCGGGTTGAGCAGCGCGGCCACGTTCAACCAGGTGTACACCGACGTCAAGGCGGCCCGGCCGATCGGTGCCCGCATCGGGTGGACGTCGGGGGGCGGCCATATGAACGTGGTCTACGGCTTCGACACGTCGAACAACACGATCGCCGTGGCCGACCCGTGGCCGGACACCACCACGTACACGTGGTGGAACTACAACGACTACGTGAGCAACAGCTCGTCGAAGTGGACCCATTCCCGCATCGGTATCTCCCGCTAA
- a CDS encoding DinB family protein translates to MTRSERLADQLDWYWHKNLRPRLDGLTDEEYFWEPVRGCWSIRPRGTSAAPMSAGSGEWTMDFASPGPEPAPVTTVAWRLAHIIVSCLGYRVGWYFGGQDVDSETFAYAGTADEALKQLDEMYGRWNAGVRELSDADLENRPTVGPERFPMENRVLHVNRELRVRTWPRSRLHVGEQRRAEAPG, encoded by the coding sequence ATGACAAGAAGCGAGCGACTCGCGGACCAGCTGGACTGGTACTGGCACAAGAACCTGCGGCCGCGGCTGGACGGTCTTACCGATGAGGAGTACTTCTGGGAGCCGGTGCGCGGCTGTTGGAGTATCCGCCCACGTGGCACGTCGGCCGCACCGATGTCGGCAGGTTCGGGGGAGTGGACGATGGACTTCGCCTCCCCTGGCCCGGAGCCGGCGCCGGTGACCACGGTTGCCTGGCGGCTGGCGCACATCATCGTCTCGTGCTTGGGCTATCGGGTCGGATGGTACTTCGGCGGCCAGGACGTCGACTCCGAGACATTCGCCTACGCGGGGACCGCTGACGAGGCGCTGAAGCAGCTCGATGAGATGTACGGGAGATGGAACGCGGGGGTCCGTGAACTCTCGGACGCTGACCTGGAGAATCGGCCCACGGTGGGTCCCGAGCGGTTTCCCATGGAGAACAGGGTCCTGCACGTCAACAGGGAGCTGCGGGTGCGGACCTGGCCCCGGAGCCGCCTGCATGTGGGTGAGCAGCGGAGAGCCGAGGCGCCGGGCTAG
- a CDS encoding helix-turn-helix domain-containing protein: protein MRYPQGGGLTSERRAFRERIRLEAAEMFAVGQNNMRVAEQLRVNVRSVQRWHRAWRESGDISLRSRGSAVRPKLSEKLFAVLEEELAKGPLAHGELRGEVRMVGAPFG from the coding sequence ATGAGGTATCCGCAAGGTGGTGGTCTGACCTCTGAACGGCGGGCATTTCGTGAGCGCATCCGGCTGGAGGCGGCCGAGATGTTCGCCGTCGGGCAGAACAACATGAGGGTGGCCGAGCAACTGCGGGTCAATGTGCGCTCTGTGCAACGTTGGCACCGAGCCTGGCGGGAAAGCGGGGACATCTCTTTGCGCTCCAGAGGCTCGGCGGTCCGGCCGAAGCTGAGCGAGAAGCTGTTCGCAGTCCTGGAGGAAGAGCTGGCCAAGGGGCCTCTCGCGCACGGCGAACTGCGGGGCGAGGTGCGAATGGTGGGCGCGCCGTTCGGGTGA
- a CDS encoding polyprenyl synthetase — MTGDTGRHRGFDETTVLLAVGLADLAVSTVGSALGTVWSALHRSDAAELAADAEHELLARGRLVMDRYAAAPPAHLEVLAQRALARRAGNDG; from the coding sequence ATGACCGGGGATACGGGACGGCACAGGGGCTTCGACGAGACGACGGTCCTCTTAGCGGTGGGCCTTGCCGACTTGGCGGTGAGCACGGTGGGCTCGGCCCTGGGGACCGTGTGGTCAGCGTTGCACCGCTCGGATGCCGCCGAGCTCGCGGCGGACGCCGAGCACGAGCTGCTGGCGCGCGGCCGCCTGGTGATGGACCGCTACGCGGCCGCCCCGCCCGCCCACCTGGAGGTTCTCGCCCAGCGCGCACTGGCGCGGCGGGCTGGCAATGACGGCTGA
- a CDS encoding polyprenyl synthetase family protein codes for MTADRWEAAAFKARVDNVLQEFVAEEAGQVAAIDPLLDPVARELESTVADGKRLRSAFCYWGWRAAGQPDSDAMVRAAASMELVHAAAVVHDDLIDDSPLRHGRPTPHIALRGAVRRQPRAVAAARSLAMLVGDLLMSLAGQLFATSGLPAAYLARARPLWSLLARELIAGECLEILRTGSLPDTSASLKVIRYKTAKYTVEQPLLIGSALAGGGKLLRQGYSAYGLPLGEAFQLRDDLLGLFGDPQRTGKTTADDVRGQRPTALLAETWRLADEGERERLGALLGRRDLDEQALVEVRAVMRRVKAPDRIEAMITDRVEEALAALHTLNAPAPATAALTTLARSAAIRLS; via the coding sequence ATGACGGCTGACCGGTGGGAGGCGGCCGCGTTCAAGGCGCGGGTCGACAACGTACTGCAGGAGTTCGTGGCTGAGGAAGCCGGGCAGGTGGCGGCCATCGATCCTCTTCTTGACCCGGTGGCACGCGAGTTGGAGTCCACGGTCGCCGACGGCAAGCGGCTGCGGTCGGCATTCTGTTACTGGGGCTGGCGCGCGGCGGGGCAGCCGGACAGCGACGCGATGGTGCGAGCGGCGGCCTCGATGGAGCTGGTGCACGCTGCCGCGGTCGTCCATGACGACCTCATCGACGACAGCCCGCTGCGGCACGGCCGGCCCACGCCACACATCGCGCTACGCGGCGCAGTGCGCCGTCAGCCGCGTGCCGTAGCCGCCGCGAGGTCGCTTGCGATGCTGGTGGGAGACCTGCTGATGTCGCTGGCCGGCCAGCTCTTCGCCACCAGCGGCCTGCCTGCCGCCTACCTGGCGCGGGCCCGCCCGCTGTGGTCATTGCTCGCCCGTGAGCTGATCGCGGGCGAGTGCCTGGAGATCCTACGCACGGGGAGTCTTCCTGACACCTCGGCATCTCTGAAGGTCATCCGGTACAAGACCGCCAAGTACACCGTGGAACAGCCCCTGCTGATCGGTTCTGCCCTCGCCGGGGGCGGCAAGCTGCTCCGGCAGGGCTACTCCGCGTACGGACTGCCGCTGGGAGAGGCCTTCCAGCTCCGGGACGATCTGCTCGGACTGTTCGGCGACCCCCAGCGCACGGGCAAGACCACCGCGGACGATGTGCGCGGACAGCGGCCCACCGCCCTGCTGGCCGAGACCTGGCGCCTGGCCGACGAGGGCGAACGGGAGAGGCTCGGTGCACTGCTCGGCCGCCGCGATCTGGACGAGCAGGCACTGGTCGAGGTCCGCGCGGTGATGCGCCGGGTGAAGGCCCCCGACCGCATCGAGGCCATGATCACCGATCGGGTCGAGGAGGCCCTGGCCGCGCTGCACACCCTCAACGCTCCGGCACCCGCCACCGCTGCCCTGACCACGCTGGCACGCTCTGCCGCGATCCGTCTGTCGTGA
- a CDS encoding oxygenase MpaB family protein, translating into MTYTEASMDALRRAGDELADATVATLFERGEVGKFNTLMRYVSTVGAPLPDGLPDVAREYLRVTSTPPTWVDWGEMERARLFFIDNNVHISTALSFASMPACYVVPHVAKLLSATHGLKYPSKRMAETGQFTVYLMQPDAFEAGSRFIPAAQKVRLLHASIRHHLKRENQWDTATLGTPICQEDMIGGQMFFSLLVLDSLHRLGIHMSTEGAEAYYYAWRVVGAMLGIDQDAVPTTLDQARQFLDLYMVRHMAPSDEGAHLTRQLIDLYEEIVPGTFFDPIVSALIRHLIGDTCADWLQVPRSRWDTVVKTVPHLLGVLETIEDHSPLGAWALDRLGHLTSVLELSSLTRGRVMHYAIPEQLKKDFGVDVAVSRTHRWTPPAAAVSP; encoded by the coding sequence ATGACCTACACCGAGGCATCCATGGACGCCCTGCGGCGCGCTGGTGACGAACTGGCCGACGCCACCGTGGCTACGCTGTTCGAACGGGGAGAGGTGGGCAAGTTCAACACCCTGATGCGGTACGTCTCCACCGTCGGCGCCCCCTTGCCCGACGGGCTGCCCGATGTAGCGCGGGAGTACCTCCGGGTCACCAGTACGCCGCCGACCTGGGTGGACTGGGGCGAGATGGAGCGGGCCCGGCTCTTCTTCATCGACAACAACGTGCACATCTCCACCGCCCTGTCCTTCGCCTCCATGCCGGCCTGCTACGTCGTCCCGCACGTGGCCAAGCTCCTCTCGGCCACCCACGGCCTGAAGTACCCCTCCAAGCGGATGGCGGAGACGGGGCAGTTCACCGTCTATCTGATGCAACCCGATGCCTTCGAGGCAGGCAGCCGGTTCATCCCCGCGGCCCAGAAGGTCCGTCTCCTGCACGCCTCCATCCGCCACCACCTCAAGCGCGAGAACCAGTGGGACACCGCGACGCTCGGCACGCCGATCTGCCAAGAGGACATGATCGGCGGGCAGATGTTCTTCTCCCTGCTCGTCCTCGACAGCCTGCACCGCCTCGGCATCCACATGTCCACCGAAGGCGCCGAGGCGTACTACTACGCCTGGCGCGTGGTCGGTGCCATGCTCGGCATCGACCAGGACGCCGTCCCCACCACCCTTGATCAAGCACGGCAGTTCCTCGACCTGTACATGGTCCGCCACATGGCCCCGTCCGACGAGGGCGCCCATCTGACCCGGCAGCTCATCGACCTGTACGAGGAGATCGTGCCCGGCACCTTCTTCGACCCGATCGTCTCCGCCCTTATCCGCCACCTCATCGGCGACACCTGCGCCGACTGGCTCCAGGTACCGCGCAGCCGCTGGGACACCGTCGTCAAGACGGTGCCGCACCTCCTGGGCGTGCTGGAGACGATTGAGGACCACTCCCCTCTCGGCGCCTGGGCCCTCGACCGCCTCGGCCACCTGACCTCCGTCCTGGAACTGTCCTCCCTGACCCGTGGGCGCGTCATGCACTACGCCATCCCGGAACAGCTCAAGAAGGACTTCGGCGTCGACGTGGCGGTATCCCGCACCCACCGCTGGACACCACCGGCCGCCGCGGTCTCCCCCTGA
- a CDS encoding transposase — translation MITVHGAGDLTDEQWAVLEPLLPKGTRAGRPPVWPWRQLIDGIRFRVRTGAPWRDVPVEYGPWGRVYDLFRRWQRNGTWQRILTRLQSLADAEGAITWDLSVDSTVCRAPSMRPAGRATCRRNHRAASSTSVNWPLVQMHLGALAGQCVNGPVPPLGCLDRHTGMLAGACELGE, via the coding sequence ATGATCACGGTTCATGGGGCGGGAGATCTCACGGACGAGCAGTGGGCGGTGCTGGAGCCGTTGTTGCCGAAGGGCACAAGGGCGGGACGGCCGCCCGTCTGGCCTTGGCGGCAGCTGATCGACGGCATACGGTTCCGGGTCCGGACCGGTGCTCCGTGGCGGGACGTGCCCGTCGAGTACGGGCCGTGGGGCCGGGTCTACGACCTCTTCCGCCGATGGCAGCGCAACGGCACCTGGCAGCGGATCCTCACCCGGCTCCAGTCCCTGGCCGACGCGGAAGGTGCGATCACGTGGGACCTGAGCGTCGACTCCACGGTCTGCCGCGCCCCCAGCATGCGGCCCGCAGGCAGGGCGACCTGCAGAAGGAACCACCGGGCGGCATCGTCAACGAGTGTCAATTGGCCTCTTGTCCAGATGCATCTCGGCGCCCTGGCCGGCCAGTGCGTCAACGGCCCAGTACCACCCCTAGGTTGCCTCGATCGCCACACGGGGATGCTCGCCGGCGCCTGTGAGCTGGGAGAGTAG